Proteins co-encoded in one Calderihabitans maritimus genomic window:
- the dmpG gene encoding 4-hydroxy-2-oxovalerate aldolase, whose product MGEAKRVHLVDSTLRDGSHAVSHQFTPEQVAKIAEGLDASGVEYIEVSHGDGLAGSSYNYGWAAASDEEYLRAAASVIKRGKLTVLLLPGIGTQEDLEMARDCGAQAVRVATHVTEADIGEQHIGLAKKLGMKAFGFLMLSHMVPPEKVAEQAKLFESYGAEVIYVADSAGAMLPDDVKARVGAVCDAVNVPVGFHAHNNLSMATANSLAALEAGATYIDCCLRGLGAGAGNTQTEVLVGVLRKFGYETGVDFYKVMDVAEEILEPLMHRPQVIRNASLMLGYAGVYSSFLLHTYRAAEKFGLDPRDILVELGRRRMVGGQEDMIVDVAYQLAQRKGGA is encoded by the coding sequence ATGGGAGAAGCAAAGCGCGTGCATTTAGTTGACTCCACGCTAAGGGATGGGAGTCACGCCGTTAGCCACCAGTTTACTCCCGAACAGGTGGCCAAGATAGCCGAGGGCCTGGATGCATCGGGGGTAGAGTACATCGAAGTTTCGCATGGAGACGGACTGGCAGGGTCCTCCTACAACTATGGCTGGGCCGCTGCCAGTGACGAAGAATATCTCAGAGCCGCTGCTTCGGTCATCAAACGAGGCAAATTGACGGTCCTTCTGCTTCCGGGTATTGGGACCCAGGAAGATTTAGAAATGGCCCGGGACTGCGGTGCCCAGGCCGTTCGAGTGGCGACCCATGTTACTGAAGCTGATATAGGTGAACAGCATATTGGTCTGGCCAAGAAGCTGGGCATGAAGGCCTTCGGATTTCTAATGCTTTCCCACATGGTGCCGCCGGAAAAAGTGGCGGAACAGGCCAAACTCTTTGAATCTTACGGGGCAGAAGTTATTTACGTAGCCGACTCAGCCGGTGCCATGCTGCCTGATGATGTAAAAGCGCGAGTTGGCGCCGTATGTGATGCAGTTAATGTACCGGTAGGTTTTCACGCCCATAACAACCTTTCTATGGCTACAGCCAACAGCCTGGCTGCTCTGGAGGCGGGGGCAACCTATATTGACTGCTGTTTGAGAGGCCTGGGGGCAGGAGCAGGAAATACGCAGACGGAAGTGCTGGTGGGAGTGCTCCGAAAATTTGGTTATGAAACAGGAGTGGACTTTTACAAGGTAATGGACGTGGCTGAAGAAATCCTGGAGCCGCTCATGCACCGTCCTCAAGTAATACGCAACGCTTCTTTAATGCTAGGGTATGCGGGAGTGTATTCAAGTTTTCTGCTGCATACCTATCGTGCGGCAGAGAAATTTGGCCTTGATCCTCGAGACATACTAGTTGAATTAGGAAGGAGGCGGATGGTCGGGGGGCAGGAAGACATGATTGTTGATGTGGCATACCAACTAGCTCAAAGGAAAGGGGGAGCTTAA
- a CDS encoding molybdopterin-binding protein has protein sequence MNWNLLEKTTFWIEGVQLEKADLGLIAREAAAVLGLAPHEVLVVDVRPNLIAFDILRREVPAEAVAGKGEELMERLRRIPGVTMNSPEIHSEGVLGLIALDPGEARDVLRASSELANRVADTVSKRALVFASGSEVLAGNIKDTNSPYLIAALKQAGYKAEYGGILPDDADASAARLEDALGKGYGLIVTTGGVGAEDKDFTVEAVLRLDPEASTPYILNFTPDGLRHHKDGVRIAVGEVGVTKLIALPGPHDEVKLACEYLLEGLRKGLSKDSLAQVIASALRERWQKFMHGGGETIGCTRTSLKVT, from the coding sequence ATGAATTGGAATTTGCTAGAAAAGACTACTTTTTGGATTGAAGGCGTTCAGTTGGAGAAGGCCGATCTGGGATTAATCGCCAGAGAAGCAGCGGCCGTACTGGGACTAGCACCTCACGAAGTTTTGGTAGTTGACGTAAGGCCAAACCTGATAGCTTTTGATATATTACGGCGGGAGGTGCCGGCAGAGGCTGTAGCCGGCAAAGGTGAAGAGCTTATGGAGCGTCTCCGGCGTATTCCGGGAGTTACCATGAATAGTCCTGAAATTCACTCAGAAGGCGTCTTGGGTCTTATAGCCTTGGATCCTGGTGAAGCCAGAGATGTATTACGAGCTTCCTCTGAGTTGGCCAACAGGGTAGCTGATACAGTGAGCAAACGGGCGCTAGTCTTTGCTTCAGGGAGTGAAGTTTTGGCGGGAAATATCAAAGACACCAATTCTCCTTACTTGATAGCTGCCTTAAAGCAGGCTGGCTACAAGGCCGAGTACGGTGGTATTTTACCTGATGATGCAGATGCAAGTGCAGCCAGATTGGAAGATGCTTTAGGGAAGGGCTACGGACTGATCGTGACCACCGGCGGGGTGGGAGCTGAAGATAAAGACTTTACCGTAGAGGCTGTTTTGAGACTAGATCCGGAAGCCAGTACGCCATATATTTTAAACTTCACTCCTGATGGCTTGCGCCATCATAAAGACGGCGTCAGGATTGCCGTTGGGGAGGTAGGAGTAACAAAGCTAATTGCCCTGCCGGGACCCCACGACGAGGTCAAGCTAGCCTGTGAATATCTCCTCGAGGGGCTGCGCAAAGGGCTTAGCAAAGATAGCCTGGCCCAGGTTATCGCCTCTGCTCTGCGGGAGCGGTGGCAAAAGTTTATGCATGGAGGTGGAGAAACAATTGGATGTACAAGAACTAGCCTTAAAGTTACTTGA
- a CDS encoding 2-keto-4-pentenoate hydratase, protein MDVQELALKLLEAEKNRQPIEPLTVTYPELTVETAYRIQLAGVEKKVKSGRKIIGKKIGLTSRGMQQLLGVNEPDYGHLLDHMLVPEGEAVPRESLLQPKVEGEIAFILKETLRGPGVTIADVYRATEGVMPAIEIVDSRIRDWKIKLPDTVADNASSALFVLGGRMLPLKDLDLRHIGMVLEKNGELVNTGAGAAVWGHPAAAVAWLANKLSEFDIALEAGEIILSGAFTAAVDAAKGDVFHFSFHSLGSVSLRII, encoded by the coding sequence TTGGATGTACAAGAACTAGCCTTAAAGTTACTTGAGGCTGAAAAGAACAGGCAACCCATTGAACCGCTTACGGTGACCTATCCAGAACTCACCGTAGAAACTGCCTATCGCATTCAGCTGGCAGGAGTAGAAAAAAAAGTAAAAAGCGGGCGTAAAATCATCGGCAAAAAAATAGGGCTTACCAGCAGGGGGATGCAACAGCTTCTGGGCGTAAACGAACCGGATTACGGCCATCTGTTGGACCACATGCTGGTACCTGAGGGTGAAGCGGTACCACGCGAGTCCTTACTGCAGCCCAAAGTCGAAGGAGAAATTGCTTTTATCCTGAAGGAAACCTTGCGGGGTCCAGGCGTGACCATAGCGGATGTGTACCGCGCTACCGAAGGGGTAATGCCGGCTATAGAAATAGTGGATAGCCGGATTCGCGACTGGAAGATTAAGCTTCCCGATACGGTAGCTGATAATGCTTCCAGTGCGCTTTTCGTACTTGGCGGGCGCATGTTACCGCTGAAGGACCTTGATCTGAGACACATAGGCATGGTTTTAGAGAAAAACGGCGAGCTGGTAAACACAGGTGCGGGGGCTGCTGTGTGGGGGCATCCTGCGGCAGCAGTAGCCTGGCTGGCCAATAAGCTTAGTGAATTTGACATCGCCCTTGAAGCAGGTGAAATTATCCTGTCCGGTGCCTTTACCGCCGCCGTTGACGCCGCTAAAGGCGATGTATTCCATTTTTCCTTCCATAGCTTAGGTTCTGTATCCTTGCGAATTATCTAG
- a CDS encoding nicotinate-nucleotide diphosphorylase, with amino-acid sequence MDIREHLFAELHQKVFGFEIRVNQAGVLAGVRKAVEFATELGLKIEFFSQDGDRVEPGHCVFRGKGEAEKIVRAEEMMLGCLGKPSGVATAANRAVELAGERLKVVCGAWKKVAAEVRQELRQAIKLGGAGIRITEEPFVYLDKNYIRMLGGITPAVERAKMLPGRSVVVQLRGNGPAIEGEAKEAVEAGAGILMIDTGDEADLKRVIELAQRDGWRDRVKIAFAGGVTFDKIPRLANLGADIVDVGRAIIDAPLLDFRLDVTG; translated from the coding sequence TTGGATATTCGAGAACATCTCTTTGCTGAGCTGCACCAAAAGGTTTTTGGCTTTGAAATTAGGGTTAACCAAGCAGGAGTCTTGGCTGGGGTCAGGAAGGCTGTTGAGTTTGCTACAGAATTGGGATTGAAAATTGAGTTCTTCTCTCAGGACGGTGACCGGGTGGAACCGGGGCATTGCGTTTTCCGCGGTAAGGGTGAGGCGGAAAAAATCGTACGGGCGGAGGAAATGATGCTGGGCTGCCTGGGCAAGCCGTCGGGGGTTGCCACGGCAGCGAACCGGGCAGTAGAGCTTGCTGGTGAACGACTAAAAGTGGTGTGCGGCGCCTGGAAAAAGGTGGCTGCTGAAGTGCGCCAGGAACTTCGCCAGGCCATCAAACTGGGGGGTGCTGGCATTAGAATAACCGAGGAGCCGTTTGTATATTTAGACAAAAATTATATCCGCATGTTAGGGGGTATTACGCCGGCCGTTGAACGGGCCAAAATGCTGCCGGGGCGGAGCGTAGTAGTGCAATTGCGAGGTAACGGCCCGGCTATTGAAGGCGAAGCAAAAGAGGCAGTAGAGGCTGGAGCCGGCATCCTGATGATAGATACGGGAGACGAAGCTGATCTAAAACGAGTTATTGAGCTGGCCCAACGGGATGGGTGGCGAGACCGGGTTAAAATAGCCTTTGCGGGAGGAGTTACTTTTGATAAAATACCGCGGCTGGCAAATTTAGGGGCAGACATAGTAGATGTGGGGCGGGCCATTATAGATGCACCGCTTCTGGACTTCCGGCTGGATGTTACTGGATAG
- a CDS encoding acetaldehyde dehydrogenase (acetylating), with product MDKIKVAIIGPGNIGSDLMYKIRRSPYLQLEMVAGIVESEGIKRARSFGVKTTIEGIGPILEDEDIKIVFDATGAKPHLQHAPLLKEAGKIAIDLTPAAVGPYVVPPVNLHEVAEEPNLNLVTCGGQATVPIVHAINRVAGARYAEIVAAIASKSAGPGTRQNIDEFTQTTAKALRIVGGAQKSKAIIILNPAEPPIMMTNTVYVEVEKPDEKAIRESVLAMVKEVQSYVPGYKLRVPPILDGNKVTTIIQVEGAGDFLPKYSGNLDIITAAAVAVGERLAQRMLKKGGVAVWEKQSACI from the coding sequence ATGGATAAAATCAAAGTAGCTATCATTGGACCAGGCAACATAGGTTCAGACCTGATGTACAAGATCCGGCGCAGCCCGTACCTCCAATTGGAAATGGTGGCGGGCATTGTTGAATCAGAAGGGATTAAGCGAGCGCGTTCATTTGGAGTCAAGACCACTATCGAAGGCATCGGGCCGATACTGGAAGACGAAGACATAAAAATCGTTTTTGATGCTACCGGCGCCAAACCGCACCTTCAGCATGCTCCTCTTTTGAAGGAGGCGGGTAAAATTGCCATTGACCTTACGCCGGCGGCAGTTGGGCCTTATGTGGTTCCGCCCGTGAACTTGCACGAAGTGGCGGAAGAGCCCAATTTGAACCTGGTGACCTGCGGTGGGCAGGCGACGGTACCTATAGTTCACGCCATTAACCGGGTTGCTGGGGCGCGCTATGCCGAAATTGTAGCGGCCATAGCCAGCAAGAGCGCGGGTCCTGGCACTAGACAAAATATTGATGAATTTACCCAAACCACGGCAAAAGCTTTAAGAATAGTCGGCGGCGCTCAAAAAAGTAAGGCTATTATTATCTTAAACCCGGCCGAGCCTCCCATTATGATGACTAACACTGTTTATGTGGAAGTGGAAAAACCGGATGAAAAAGCCATCCGGGAATCGGTACTAGCCATGGTCAAAGAGGTCCAGAGCTACGTTCCTGGATATAAGCTTCGCGTACCTCCTATCCTGGACGGTAACAAAGTGACCACTATTATCCAGGTGGAAGGGGCAGGTGACTTTTTGCCCAAGTATTCCGGAAATTTGGATATCATAACCGCAGCTGCTGTAGCAGTTGGTGAGCGTTTGGCGCAAAGGATGCTGAAGAAAGGTGGGGTAGCTGTATGGGAGAAGCAAAGCGCGTGCATTTAG
- a CDS encoding benzoate/H(+) symporter BenE family transporter produces the protein MSVSSETVTAKKRTVWEKGPGFKEGLFDFWSKLNYNTITAGVVAAVFGCTGPALIIMNAAQNGKLTDAQTISWLFAVYFFGGLISIVMGLYYKQPITGAWSIPGAVMLVSALTLFPFNQVVGAYLLAGILVFILGISGLIGKVMRWIPLPIVMGMVAGALFKFGLGIVTSTQKAPIIGGAALAAYFFGQRLTKKISPVLWSLIVGIIAAVWAGGFKFTDINIAWMPPQIFTPSFSLGAFLAIAVPLAVLVIGAENAQAYGVLTTQGYKVPINAMTIISGIGGIITSFFGGHNANIAGPMTAICSSEEAGPDKEGRYAATVVNGIVFGSFGLFASIAVPFVKALPKELVSLLAGLAMIGVLLSAFELAFATKKFRVGAFFALVIAMSGITLLKISAPFWALVGGVIASLLVEPQDFE, from the coding sequence ATGTCAGTTTCGTCCGAGACGGTTACGGCAAAAAAGAGGACTGTTTGGGAAAAAGGGCCGGGATTTAAAGAGGGATTGTTTGATTTCTGGAGTAAATTAAATTACAATACTATTACTGCAGGTGTCGTAGCTGCTGTTTTTGGATGTACAGGTCCCGCGCTGATTATTATGAACGCTGCTCAAAACGGAAAATTAACGGATGCTCAGACCATATCTTGGCTGTTTGCCGTGTATTTCTTTGGCGGTCTCATCAGTATTGTAATGGGACTCTATTACAAACAACCGATTACCGGTGCCTGGTCTATCCCAGGGGCAGTGATGCTTGTTTCAGCCTTAACTTTATTTCCGTTCAACCAAGTAGTGGGTGCCTACTTACTGGCGGGAATTTTAGTTTTCATTTTGGGTATTTCCGGCCTGATCGGAAAGGTAATGCGCTGGATTCCATTGCCTATAGTCATGGGTATGGTCGCTGGTGCATTGTTTAAATTTGGATTGGGAATTGTTACTTCCACCCAAAAGGCTCCCATAATCGGCGGTGCAGCTCTGGCGGCTTACTTCTTCGGGCAAAGATTAACTAAAAAAATATCTCCAGTCTTATGGTCTTTGATCGTTGGGATTATCGCAGCCGTGTGGGCAGGTGGTTTTAAGTTTACCGATATAAACATTGCCTGGATGCCTCCGCAAATTTTCACACCGTCCTTTTCGTTAGGAGCGTTTCTTGCCATTGCCGTTCCGCTGGCAGTGCTGGTCATAGGCGCTGAGAACGCTCAGGCCTACGGTGTTCTAACGACCCAAGGCTATAAAGTTCCGATAAATGCTATGACTATTATTAGCGGTATAGGAGGAATTATTACATCCTTTTTTGGCGGCCATAACGCTAACATTGCTGGGCCTATGACCGCGATCTGCAGCTCGGAAGAAGCTGGCCCGGATAAGGAAGGACGTTACGCTGCTACTGTTGTTAACGGTATTGTGTTTGGCTCCTTTGGACTATTTGCTAGTATAGCGGTACCGTTTGTAAAGGCCTTACCCAAAGAACTGGTAAGTTTACTTGCGGGTCTTGCCATGATAGGAGTTCTCCTGAGCGCTTTTGAACTGGCGTTTGCTACCAAGAAATTCCGTGTCGGGGCATTTTTCGCTCTGGTAATCGCCATGTCTGGTATCACCTTATTGAAGATCAGCGCTCCTTTCTGGGCTTTAGTTGGTGGCGTTATCGCATCCTTACTGGTGGAACCTCAGGACTTCGAATAA
- a CDS encoding 4Fe-4S binding protein, giving the protein MKVVNLLAQVDAEKCIGCKTCERVCPVLAVKIVDRVAVVDEERCRGCAACEQRCPQYAVTMVKRAEPLVVKVDLEGLDYKEIASLCRKANFNPEQIICYCTATRAEEVAAAILRGAKTPEEISLVTGVRTGCKVECIQPVLRLLRAAGINPEPPAKGWQWYGITVTAWEVPAEVKEKHGKRGFYFDEDIKVLDQVVATATSEERSDS; this is encoded by the coding sequence TTGAAAGTAGTTAACCTTTTAGCGCAAGTAGATGCGGAGAAATGCATAGGGTGCAAGACATGTGAAAGGGTATGTCCGGTACTTGCTGTCAAAATTGTTGACCGGGTGGCGGTGGTAGACGAAGAAAGATGTCGAGGTTGTGCCGCATGTGAGCAGCGGTGTCCGCAATATGCGGTGACTATGGTGAAGCGTGCGGAGCCTTTAGTAGTAAAAGTTGATTTAGAGGGACTGGATTACAAAGAAATTGCCTCTCTTTGCCGTAAGGCGAACTTTAATCCGGAACAGATAATATGCTACTGCACAGCGACTCGAGCGGAAGAAGTAGCGGCGGCGATATTAAGAGGGGCCAAGACACCGGAAGAGATTTCACTGGTTACCGGAGTGCGGACGGGTTGTAAAGTAGAGTGCATTCAGCCGGTGTTGAGGTTGCTGAGAGCAGCGGGGATAAATCCTGAGCCGCCTGCTAAGGGCTGGCAATGGTACGGTATTACAGTCACTGCCTGGGAAGTGCCGGCAGAAGTCAAAGAAAAACATGGCAAGCGAGGGTTTTACTTTGACGAAGATATCAAAGTTTTAGACCAGGTAGTGGCAACCGCCACATCTGAGGAAAGGAGTGATTCTTAA
- a CDS encoding IclR family transcriptional regulator produces MPGKDVYNPNVKVQAVARAISIIELLAKAGEMSLGEIARELQLPKSTIHGLLSTLKEFEFIEQSPFSGKYKLGLRLFEIGSAVARNWDVRAVAAPYLQKLVDECCETVHLVVLDKGEVLYIDKRESRQSLRIVSEVGTRLPAHCTGVGKVLLAYSSPSEVRRIIAEKGLRRFTKNTITDPEKLAEDLARIRQQGYAVDNEEIMDSLRCVAAPIRNHEGRVIAAMSIAGPVARLSGERFQKMVKLVVETAHEISRALGYRPAADGMAGSYEASVY; encoded by the coding sequence ATGCCAGGCAAAGATGTTTATAACCCAAATGTTAAAGTGCAGGCGGTGGCAAGAGCCATATCAATTATTGAATTACTGGCCAAGGCAGGCGAAATGAGTCTGGGGGAAATTGCCCGTGAGCTCCAGTTACCTAAGTCGACAATACATGGCTTGTTGAGTACTTTAAAAGAATTTGAATTCATCGAACAGTCGCCTTTTAGCGGTAAATACAAATTAGGACTTCGCCTTTTTGAAATTGGAAGTGCTGTAGCTAGGAACTGGGATGTAAGGGCAGTGGCGGCGCCGTATCTTCAGAAATTGGTAGATGAATGCTGCGAAACGGTGCACCTGGTAGTGCTCGATAAAGGCGAAGTGCTTTACATTGATAAGCGGGAGAGTCGGCAGTCGTTACGCATAGTTTCAGAAGTAGGAACGAGACTACCCGCTCACTGTACAGGGGTGGGTAAGGTCCTGCTGGCTTATTCATCTCCCAGTGAAGTTCGGCGCATAATAGCTGAAAAGGGTTTGCGGCGTTTTACCAAGAACACTATCACTGACCCCGAGAAACTGGCGGAGGATTTGGCTAGAATCCGCCAGCAGGGATACGCTGTAGATAACGAGGAAATAATGGATAGCCTGCGTTGTGTAGCGGCACCTATTCGAAACCATGAAGGAAGAGTAATTGCGGCCATGAGCATTGCGGGGCCTGTGGCGCGTCTTTCGGGAGAACGGTTTCAGAAAATGGTCAAACTGGTGGTAGAGACAGCGCATGAGATTTCCCGAGCCTTGGGTTACCGTCCGGCGGCAGACGGTATGGCAGGGAGTTATGAAGCATCTGTCTATTAA
- a CDS encoding UbiD family decarboxylase — translation MSFRSLRSWLKTLETKGYLKKVKREVDPVYELAAVAKKADGQWAVKFEKVKGYSVPVVAGILHNRQLIAEAMKINVAELVTKFAEAQANPLPCCLIDREKAPVKEVIVRDNIDLGSMFPIPTHHEKDAGPYITAALLIAKDPCTGVRNVSIHRLQLLGPNRLGILILPRHLWHIFRQVEEKDQPLEIALVIGVDPLTLLASQAITPFGVDELEIASALHGEPLQLVKCETVDIEVPAHAEIVLEGRLLPGVREIEGPFGEYPKYYGPASKKPVIVIDAVTCRRRPIYQTIVAATREHLLLGAIPREATLFQMVRQAVPTVRAVHLTPGGTCRYHAVIAIDKRHEGEAKNAIFAAFASSAEVKHVVVVDKDVDIFNPEDVEWAIATRCQASKDVIIISQAHGNRLDPSSDDGLSDKMGIDATVPLSAPAERFERIRIPGFEKIRLEEYLGD, via the coding sequence ATGAGTTTTCGTTCCCTGCGCAGTTGGTTGAAAACATTAGAAACCAAGGGGTATCTGAAGAAAGTCAAAAGGGAAGTTGACCCGGTATACGAACTGGCTGCTGTGGCTAAGAAGGCTGACGGGCAGTGGGCTGTGAAGTTTGAAAAAGTGAAAGGGTATTCTGTTCCTGTAGTAGCCGGAATATTGCATAACAGGCAGCTGATTGCTGAAGCTATGAAAATAAACGTAGCTGAACTAGTGACTAAATTTGCTGAGGCGCAAGCTAATCCGCTGCCATGCTGCCTAATTGATAGAGAAAAAGCTCCTGTCAAAGAAGTTATAGTCCGGGATAATATTGACCTTGGTAGTATGTTTCCCATCCCGACCCACCACGAGAAGGATGCCGGACCGTACATTACTGCTGCTCTTCTTATTGCCAAAGACCCTTGCACTGGAGTACGTAACGTCTCCATTCATAGGCTTCAGCTGCTGGGTCCAAACAGGCTGGGTATCTTAATTTTACCCCGCCACCTGTGGCATATTTTTCGGCAGGTGGAAGAAAAAGACCAGCCGTTGGAGATTGCTCTGGTCATCGGTGTAGATCCCCTTACCTTACTGGCATCGCAGGCAATTACACCCTTTGGAGTGGATGAACTGGAGATTGCCAGTGCCTTGCATGGAGAACCTCTTCAGTTGGTAAAATGTGAAACAGTGGATATAGAAGTACCAGCTCATGCAGAAATAGTCCTGGAAGGACGGTTGCTACCCGGGGTGCGGGAGATAGAAGGTCCGTTTGGTGAGTATCCGAAGTACTACGGTCCTGCCAGTAAAAAGCCCGTAATCGTTATTGATGCTGTTACCTGTAGACGCCGGCCGATATATCAAACCATTGTAGCGGCAACAAGGGAGCATTTGCTCTTGGGAGCTATTCCACGGGAGGCTACACTCTTCCAAATGGTTAGGCAGGCAGTTCCTACGGTTCGGGCAGTGCACTTAACTCCTGGAGGCACATGTCGCTACCACGCTGTTATAGCTATCGATAAGAGACATGAAGGAGAGGCAAAAAACGCCATATTTGCTGCCTTTGCCAGTAGTGCGGAGGTTAAACATGTAGTAGTTGTAGATAAGGATGTAGATATCTTTAATCCTGAAGATGTAGAGTGGGCTATTGCTACTCGGTGTCAGGCGAGCAAAGATGTTATTATAATTTCTCAAGCCCATGGAAACAGACTTGACCCATCCAGTGATGACGGCTTGAGTGATAAAATGGGCATTGATGCAACCGTACCGCTTAGTGCTCCCGCGGAACGTTTTGAGAGAATCAGAATCCCCGGTTTTGAGAAAATCAGGCTGGAGGAGTACTTAGGGGATTGA